In Magnolia sinica isolate HGM2019 unplaced genomic scaffold, MsV1 ctg224, whole genome shotgun sequence, one genomic interval encodes:
- the LOC131236111 gene encoding uncharacterized protein LOC131236111, which yields MELEELKKQLEELRALGFIRPSSSPWGAPVLFVKKKDGSLRLCVDYRELNKVTIKNKYPLPRIDDLFDQLREAQFFSKIDLRSRYHQLKAYEKNYPTHDIELAAVVFAVKIWRHYLYGVRFQLFTDHKSLKYLFSQKELNLRQRSLSIQPSLVSRVIEAQQVDPTIINHRKEMTDEGSSEWQVGVDGRLRYKGRLHVPEDAELRQEILTDAHWSKFTFYPGSTKMYHDVKRQYWWLGMKRHIAKFIAQCNTCKSVKAEHQ from the exons ATGGAGTTGGAAGAATTGAAGAAGCAGTTGGAGGAACTTCGGGCTTTGGGCTTTATTCGCCCAAGTagttctccttggggagcaccggtccTATTCGTTAAGAAAAAGGACGGGTCGTTGAGACTTTGTGTGGATTACAGAGAGCTAAATAAAGTGAccatcaagaataagtatccatTACCAAGAATtgatgatttattcgatcagcTTAGGGAGGCGCAGTTCTTCTCGAAGATCGACCTACGTTCTAGATACCATCAA TTGAAGGCCTATGAGAAgaattaccccacgcatgacATAGAGTTGGCCGCGGTAGTGTTTGCAGTAAAGATATGgcggcattatctatatggggtcagatTTCAGCTGTTCacggaccacaagagccttaaatatTTATTCTCTCAGAAGGAGCTTAATCTGCGGCAGAGAAG CTTATCCATTCAACCATCTCTTGTATCTCGAGTCATTGAGGCACAACAGGTTGACCCAACGATCATCAATCACCGTAAGGAAATGACTGATGAAGGTTCATCCGAATGGCAGGTTGGTGTAGATGGTAGGCTTCGCTATAAAGGGCGACTGCATGTGCCGGAAGATGCAGAGCTGAGGCAAGAAATATTGACCGACGCACACTGGTCCAAATTCACGTTCTACCcaggcagtacaaagatgtaccacGATGTTAAGAGACAATATTGGTGGCTAGGGATGAAGCGTCACATTGCTAAATTTATCGCACAATGCAACACATGTAAAAGCGTCAAAGCAGAGCATCAATGA